The Chlorobaculum sp. MV4-Y genome contains the following window.
GACGTTCAGCCCGAAGCCGACCACTACGAAGTGGGTGCAGTCCGGCTCGGACTCCATTTCGCACAGGATGCCGCAGAGCTTTCGCCCGCCCGCGATGATGTCGTTCGGCCACTTGATGAAGGCCGAAAGGCCGGGGCACTCCCGCGCGACCGCCTCGTGAATCGCCGCTGCCGCCACGAGCGGGATTTCTGGCATGCGGACGGAGGGCACGGGCGGGCGCAGCACAATCGAGCAATAGAGATTCACCCCCGCGGGCGAAACCCACGCGCGGCGCATTCGCCCCCGCCCTCCCGTCTGGCTGTCGGCAACGACGACCGTTCCCTCCGTCGCGCCCTCCCGTGCGAGTGCCTGCGCCCGGAGGTTGGTCGAGTCAATGCTTTCAAGAAAGGTGAAGTTTCGCCCGAATGACGTGGTATGGAGCAGCGGCGCAACCTCCTCAGCAACCGGCGAGCCGGTCAGGCTTTCGAGGCGGTACCCTTTGCCGCTTGTCGCCTCAATGGCATATCCGGCTTTTCTCAGAGCGACAATATGCTTCCACACCGCGCTTCGGCTGATCTGCAGCTCGTCACAGAGATCGCCTCCGGAAACAAATCCGCCATCACCGGCGAGGCGTTGCAGAATGGTCGCCGTTACCGGATTCATGCCACCTCCACGCCCGAGGCAGCCGCTAGCGGCAAAAAATCATGGTGACGGAAGCCGTGCATGATGGGAGATAGTCTGGATCTGAAAAGAAAAACTCGCTGCAGGAATCAATTTGTAAACCGGAATTTATCTGACGGTTGACAACTATGCAAAAAGAAATTCCGCTCAAATGGCACGGAGGGACTTGTTGGACCGTTGAAAACAGTGGAGCTGCGCGTGGGTAAGCCGTCAATTGACCGGACGCGCCGCCGTTGTCATCCGGGTCTCATATCTTGATCGATACTGTTGCAGGCCCTGGAAAATGGCGTAGGCTATCTTGGTCTGTTCCTTGCGGTCGCGCAGGAGCTTCTCTTCGGAGGGGTTGGACAGGTAGCCGGTCTCGACCAGAATGCTTGGCATCGAGGGAGTCCAGAGCACCATGAATCCAGCCTGCCGCACACCGAGTCTGGTGTTGCTGCCGTCACGGCTCAGGCGCTGGAGCACATCCTGCGCCAGCTCGGTCGATTGCGTTGCAAAGGCGCTCTGTGCCATGCTGCTCATGATGAGATACTCGTCGGAAAAACCTTTGTATTTTTCTGCGGAGTTCTCCTCGCCGGTGATAACCGAGTTTTCAAACATAGCCACCTTGAGAGCGGCATCCGTTTTATGAGGACCGAGAATGTAGACCTCCGGCCCGCGCACCTTGCTGTTGTTCGCGCTGGAGTTGCAGTGGATGCTGACAAAGATTTTACCGCCGTAGCGGTTTGCGATCTGACCGCGCTCTTTGAGAGGAATGAAGCGGTCCTCCTTGCGGGTGTAGATCACCTTGACATCGGGCCACTTCTGCCTGATGAACATGCCGAGGTCGCGGGCGATGTTCAGTACCACATCCTTTTCGCGAGTGCCCTGCGTGCCGATTGCGCCGGGATCTTTTCCGCCATGGCCGGCGTCGATGACCACTGCGTCGAGCTTCCACTTGTCTACGTCACGGCTCAGACCCTCCTGGATGCGACGCTCTTTTTCCGACAAATGAATGGCTTCGACATCGACGTCATTCATGATGGAGATGACATAATCATTTTTTCTGGCATCATACCTAAACGACGATGATTTGATCGAAGAGGTCGGAATATTGAGTGCAATGGTGAACTGCATGGCTCCGTTGTCGAGAAGCTTAGGGCTGATCGATTTGACCACCCCTTCCGGATAATTCCTCGCAAGACGAGCAGGACTTCCAGCGGCATTTTCAATGGTCAGATAGAGAGTGCCGCTCTTGTCCGGCCTGAGAAAAGAGGCGTTACGCATGGCGCCGGAAGCTGAAAACCGGATAACTGCGCCGTTTGCGCGGGTTTCGATCTTGATGCCGTCGATCAGGGTTTTTTCTCCGGCGGAGCCGGTGTCCGTGCGGTCGTCCGATGACGGTGTGGTCAATTCCGTTGGTTTTGGCTGGGCATCATCAGGCAGGCGTCCGACGGATTGCAGTGAGGCGTCCGGCCACCGGCTGCCGAGCGTGGCATCGATTTTGTTCTCCGAAGCGTTGTATCGCACCTGCCGGCCAAGCCAGAGCGTAAACATCCGGCACGCCTGGTCAACCGGCAGATAGACCTTGTCCCGTCGTATGACAGGAGCCGAAGCGAGCTGCAAAACCCTTTTCGGGGTGTCCCCTGCAGCGGAGGCGATGACCGCAAAATTGCTGCCTTCCATGAGGATGCAGCTCGTTACCGTGTCGCCGAACGCTTCGTCGATCTGCATCTGCTTGCCATCGAATACGCTGCCGAGGCGAAGGGCGCGGGTAAAGGAGCCGATGTCAGCCAGAAAAACGCCATCAGCCTGGGTACTCCCCTGTACTTTGATTGTATATCCCTGTTCAGGACCATTGGTGACCTGCAAGAACACTGCCTCCTGCCCGGAGGTCTCGGCCAGGAGGCGGGAGGCAAACAGCACAAAAAAGAGCAGGAGGCTCAGTGGCCTGATACATTGCCTGGATAAAGAGTCTTTCATGATATGCGTTGAAATCGTCGCTATGCATTGGGGCGGAGTTGAACAACCGTTTCACAGCATGGCCGCTCTCGCTCGAGGCGATGAGCCATGGCCTGTGCTGTTTATTGATTGGGATAATAATAAGCAATAAATCGCTTAGCTTCCAGTGCAGATCGAAGCCTGTTGCCATAAATTCTTGAGCACACCGGCAATAACCGCGAATCTTGCAAAGTTTGTTTTTTGGCGGGCAAGCCCTATCTTTTCCGTCATTATTTGCAAAGGCATCTTCCGGCTGCGGCGTCGGGTTGCCCGCAATCCCAAAGCAACAGGGATCAATCGCAATGGCTTCAAAAAGCGCAACCCCTTCGGCCAGGAACAAGACCCTCATCGTTGTCGAGTCTCCATCCAAGGCGAA
Protein-coding sequences here:
- a CDS encoding biotin--[acetyl-CoA-carboxylase] ligase is translated as MNPVTATILQRLAGDGGFVSGGDLCDELQISRSAVWKHIVALRKAGYAIEATSGKGYRLESLTGSPVAEEVAPLLHTTSFGRNFTFLESIDSTNLRAQALAREGATEGTVVVADSQTGGRGRMRRAWVSPAGVNLYCSIVLRPPVPSVRMPEIPLVAAAAIHEAVARECPGLSAFIKWPNDIIAGGRKLCGILCEMESEPDCTHFVVVGFGLNVNLDPVPEELREIATSIAIETGSRLSRAQLLAAVLNRFEQLYRDWLEKEDLAFILPYLETHAWLKGRELKIEQFNTVLVGTETGLSPQGHLLLRTADGAIQPVTSGEAHLLPVNHEPRTA
- a CDS encoding N-acetylmuramoyl-L-alanine amidase, with amino-acid sequence MKDSLSRQCIRPLSLLLFFVLFASRLLAETSGQEAVFLQVTNGPEQGYTIKVQGSTQADGVFLADIGSFTRALRLGSVFDGKQMQIDEAFGDTVTSCILMEGSNFAVIASAAGDTPKRVLQLASAPVIRRDKVYLPVDQACRMFTLWLGRQVRYNASENKIDATLGSRWPDASLQSVGRLPDDAQPKPTELTTPSSDDRTDTGSAGEKTLIDGIKIETRANGAVIRFSASGAMRNASFLRPDKSGTLYLTIENAAGSPARLARNYPEGVVKSISPKLLDNGAMQFTIALNIPTSSIKSSSFRYDARKNDYVISIMNDVDVEAIHLSEKERRIQEGLSRDVDKWKLDAVVIDAGHGGKDPGAIGTQGTREKDVVLNIARDLGMFIRQKWPDVKVIYTRKEDRFIPLKERGQIANRYGGKIFVSIHCNSSANNSKVRGPEVYILGPHKTDAALKVAMFENSVITGEENSAEKYKGFSDEYLIMSSMAQSAFATQSTELAQDVLQRLSRDGSNTRLGVRQAGFMVLWTPSMPSILVETGYLSNPSEEKLLRDRKEQTKIAYAIFQGLQQYRSRYETRMTTAARPVN